In Nitrospira sp., the sequence ATGATTCGGATTAACCTCCTTCCAGGTGGGCCCAAAGGAAAATCAGCCAAACCTCAGTATGACGTGCGCGCACAGGCACTGCTCGGCGTCGGGATTATCCTGGTCGCGCTGGCCGGGTGTTGGTGGTATTCGGCTTCATTGGACAGTGAGCTTGAGGCTCGACAGGAGGAAAAGCGAGATAAAGCAAAGCAAGTTGCCCAGCTGAAAGACCAGGTCAAGCAAGTACAGGATTTTGAACAAAGGAAAAAGCTACTTGAGGACAAGAATCGGATTATAGATCAGCTTGAGCAATCCAGAATGGGTCCGGTGAAGGTGCTCGATCATGTGAGTCAGAGTTTAGAGCCGCTTAAAGTATGGCTCACGAAGCTGGGTGTGGCATCCGATACGGTTGAATTGGAAGGGAAGGCATTAACAAACGACGACGTGGTGGAATTCGTGAACAACTTGCGACGTACGGAGTATTTTGCCGGCATTAATCTGCAGGAGAGTAAGGCTGCAGTAGAAAACAAAATTAACTTGTACCAG encodes:
- a CDS encoding PilN domain-containing protein — translated: MIRINLLPGGPKGKSAKPQYDVRAQALLGVGIILVALAGCWWYSASLDSELEARQEEKRDKAKQVAQLKDQVKQVQDFEQRKKLLEDKNRIIDQLEQSRMGPVKVLDHVSQSLEPLKVWLTKLGVASDTVELEGKALTNDDVVEFVNNLRRTEYFAGINLQESKAAVENKINLYQFRLAFRLKGS